The following nucleotide sequence is from Ornithodoros turicata isolate Travis chromosome 2, ASM3712646v1, whole genome shotgun sequence.
ctgcgctcttACTTCTTTCAGAGGAGCTCATTTTACTTATTACAGAACATGAGGGGAGGCCCTCACTGCCCCTTTAAGCCTGTATCATTTCAGAGGTTAATTTTACATATAACAAAGCCACATGGAGCTCCAATTAAATTTGTGTGTTTATAGTTAGGAATCTGTGTAAAGCTGTACTGATTTATTCAGAATTTCTGTGTTGCTTCTTCTATTTTGTGGAAACAGCTTCCAGGAATGGAGTAAAGCTATGTACTAGCATCAAACTACTAAAAATAACTCTCATCTTCAGTACTTGAGTATCGCTACAGACTACAAAAAATGATGTTTACTTTATTTGTTTACTTTATACAATATATTATATGCCATCTGAACATCATGTGCTTTGAGGGATTTTTTACAGAACCTGTAAAACCTCATAATTACGGATTCTCCAAAAGTAGGCGACATCACAGCGATCTCTGGGGTGCATAACTGAAGCTGACTCTCAAGAAGCATATGCAGTGAAGAAGTGGAAATTTGAGAATCACTGCTTAATCACTTCAAAGCGACAGCCCACACCGAACATAAGCTAACAAGGCACTGTTGAACAGGAttggaattgatgttctgaggctggaacacatgtatagaaaggacaaatacatacaaagcctcaagtgcctgggaaattaatgatgaaagaaggaagtcactgaaaaggatagcctgctgtaggactcgaacccacatcttctagactaccagtccagggctcttaccaattgagctaagctaaaacgcctctccagtgacttccaagggtgcactGTTGCATGTTTGCTTATGATGTTCAGTGTcgctgtgcaaaatatttcggttAAATTTTCAGCCAATTATTTATAATGAATTTTGTAGCCAGAGGATTCACTGTCGTGACGCCACTGTCAGCCCCTTAGTTATGCCAGACATTCGTGCCAACGATTACAGTAAAAAATTCTTCGTTACGTTTCACGTCGTCTTGAAAGCAGTCACAAGACAGCTCTATCTCAGTCGCACACCCTTGCAACATCTGCCATGATGTTGTAGGTAATGTTAACTGGATGAGAACATGGTTCAGTCTTGTTCATCCCAAAACTACGACGTTCTGCTGGATGGAATATTGCATGTGGCATCTCCACCCAAGTTTCAGACAAATAAAAGCCTATAATCTCGAAATCAGTCTGTGGCTCTAGACTTTCcctacaccagcttgcttgcattctGTTTCTATGTTCTACAGATTACCCCCTGCAAGCACCATGTAATTGTGTTCTGTCCATTCCCATTTCCACTCAAGAGTATATCTCGCCCAAAATGAGAAATGAAATTGCGTCTTCAAAGGAGTCAAGATTGAAGCACCCAAAAGATAACGTTGGTGGATCACCATTTCAATGTGCCATATCTGTGCTCTTCAGTGGCCAAACTCAAAATACACATCTGCCACGTTTTTCCGCGACAAACCTAACTTCCTTCGCAGAGGAACGTCACACTTACGTCACAGTGGGTCGGAGTATACGGGAACAGGGGCAATTCAGTGCAGAattacccttattttttagcctacaccagcttgcttgcattctGTTTCTATATTCTACATTTTTTTGTGTTGCAGACATACTCACCTGTCATGACCAAGATGCCTCGCATGCCAACTTTCTGTGCACCATCAATATCATCACGTACATCCTGTGGGCAAAAGATACAAAAGTTAAGTTGGAATGTCTTCTGGATTCATAAGCTAAGACCTGTACCcattaaaaaaaacataattCAGGTTCCCCCGTTTGACACGGTGTGATGCTTTTTGTCGTGTAACCAAGCAGCAATACAGGATTTACAATGAACTACAGGATGGCATTTAAGAAGGCCgtcattttctgtttcttgcCTTCTAAGTTTGTAGCTCGTTGCTGGAAGGCCTACAGTAAGCACAACATGAAGAGGGTGAACTACTGCATGAACAGGACATATTTGTTCCATCAATGAAATCACGCAACGGGCACAAATTACCTATCGCTTTTGCTGTCACAATGGTTCTTGTTCACCCGCACTACAGCGGTACTGTAGGGCTTTCCTCACTTGACCAACTGAGCTTCAGTTAGCCATGACAGTGGTTCTCTCATATTTATTTACAAATATTTTGTGGATGTTGTGCCAGGggtgatagaaaaagaagaaaagaataaTAATCAGAAAAATAGTGTGAGCCCACAATGACAGCACAGGCAAGGAATGAGCCCTACATATGTTTGCCTGGGCTCTAATAAGCATACATCTGTCTCGTTAGCCCACAGTATTCTGCTATTATGAGTTGCCAACTAGCCTAGATTCAAAGCTCACATTCAAAACAACGTGCAACACAAAAGAGTTTAAACACGACAAATGATATCTCAATTACATGAAGATGCACATAACATGGTAACTGAGCTGCATTTGCTTCAACCCTAGCAAGAACCTCACCTGGACTCTAAGATAAAATTTATTAACATCATGTAGGGGAAACTGTTTCattattaattcattattttaCCAGTCCATTAATTCATCAGCAGTGATGTTGGTATGGGTGGATGAATTTAAGTGCTAAAGCAGTTGAACTGCAGTGATTGCTGGTGATGTACAACTGCGCAGCGATGCTTAGGATTATCCGATTTGTAATAATTTCATCAGTGAACTGTGTAATAAGAAATTCAGTTTGCTAGCTGCAAGCAAACAATGCTTCCAGTGCTCCGTACCAGTTTGAAATTGTAACTGGACACAAATTTTGACGCTCACTTGACGTGGAGTGGAGCAAAATCATATTAGCTACAGCTGCTTGTTCATTGAACACATACAACTTTTAGAGCAATCCAAGGTCATGAAGCATATTGAAATATGGTCCTCATAGTTAGTCTGGGTTTACGTTCTGACTTTTTTGGGTCAAACCTGACTCCTCCCAATTATTCCTTCCCGATTCAATTTAGGACCAATTTgcttaaacccgatttctccacgAATTCCAATCACCAATCGTGTTGTATCATGTGCACTATTTTGTAGCTATCTCCACGCATGTAATTATTTGAGTGCAAAAGCACACCATGCGAACAACTATGATAATTACAAGATGTACCGCTTGTCACAAAAATCACGAGGTATAAATGTTTGATCAATGTGCATGTCCACTCTAACAGAGGACCGCTCGTTGGACAGGGAGAAACGAAATAAGCCAGGAGAGGCATTTAACCCAAAAATGTCAGATCCCATCTATGCTGTATATCTATTTGTTTGGTCTTGACTGATATGACACTCACATCTCCCACCATGACAGTCTCTTCGGGATCACATTTTATACGTTTTAACACTTCCACAAAGAAGCTCTTCTCAGGCTTCCCAACCACTTTCGCCACTTTGTCAGTAGCATACTCCAGAGCGGTGACAAACGGCCCGGGACCTAGGGCCAAGCCAGTCTTGGTTCTGTAGTACCGTGCCTTATGTATGGCAATCAGTTGAGCCTTATCTAACAGAAGCCTGTAGAAACACATGCCCAAACATAGCGTCAAGTAAACTTTTCATTATGACTGGAGAGGTTCTTTAGCTCACCGGAATGCTTCGTTCATAGGATTGAAGTCAAACTTTTTGGGCGCCAACCCGACCACGACGGCATTGGGGTTATTTGTGTCGATATCTGAAAGAGTTTATTGTGGCTGATCATAGTTGGCAGTGTCGGTCATAGTGTAATGAGCACTACATTCGAGTTGCAAAATTGTGGTGCATTATGTAAAAGATGTCCATGCTAACTATGGACAGAATTTCATAAAATAGAGAAATGCCTTCCTTGCAATTACAATAAATGGCAATACATTCTAGGTACAGCAGCACAGACCAAGCGTGTGACAAAAACTGCTTGGGAGTTGTTGTTGGTTATGGGCTTGAAGAGAGGTTATCCAAAACTGGGCTGGCTTGGCAGAGGCCGCGGCACGGCAAGCAAATTCCTCAGGCAAAGGCGCACTCTCCGTGTTGCCTTTCCCGCTGTTAATAAAGTTAACGAAAGGTATTTGTTGTCCTCTCTTACCATAACTTTGTGCAAGCCATGGAAAATGCAAGCTTACAGTATATTACACTTAAAAAGTAATAGTTAAAGTTAAAGGAATTTTCAGCTTGTTCGACCGCTTAATAATTGCGGCAAGCTAATTTAGACTTCCTTTCAAATGGCTTCCAATATGTTCTGCAGCccctggaaaaaaaaaactacgaggGGGCAATGAAATTAGGCCCTTAGGATTAGAAAGGCTCCCGACCCACATTCTAGGTCAAGTGTGCCACATTATGGCCACATAATAACAACGTCCTGTCCTAATTAATTTtgaataattaactttttaattatcaaaaATAGAAGTTTGGTGTAGTGACAACATCCGTTCCTTTTGGAGAGCTCGTGTCGTTGCTGttttcagaataaggatcgagcCGATATAGTGTGAGGAAATGACCACAAAAGACGTCATTTGGGGGTCATTATTGTCACTCCGCCAGAGACATGCTTTCTCCCTCGCGAGGGAGAAGAAGGGCTGAGACTTTTTTCTGTATGCTGTGACAACACCCATGATGACCTGCAACAAAGCATAAAATTTCCTCACGACATTCAAGTTCAAGTTTGCTCTTCAAAAAATAAAGCTACCAGTGTGTTCTGTGGTATATCCTGTCCCATCTTACAATTATACTTGTAAAAGCTGCATGATTTCTAGGTCCAATAAAATGGTATATATTTCAAATAATAGTTAAAAGTAATGTTTTAAAAATTGCGCCACACATAATCTAGTACAGCTTCAAAAGCAGGGTTTTCTGGTAAAGAAACAGGAAGCAAAACAGGAACGAACAACAGTAAAAGTGGTATTTGAAGCCAAACTTGAATTTTCAATATATCTGATTCTACAATTATCATTCTTACTGAATTGTTTATTCCTTGCCTGGTGAAAGACAGTAATCCACTTctgttttacttatttatttttttatacaaTACTGTGGGCCTTGATCGGCCCTAGCAGGAGCGCACACAAAGAAACGTTGCAAGAAGCATTCATATCATACATATCACAGCACATACGTATCACGCATAGGTCACATTTGTGCAAGATATGAACAGAAAGTTTGCGATGAATGGAATGCACTAGGGGGTATCTGGTTCCAATCTTCAATTGTTTTTACAAAATATGAGTTTTTGAATCTGCTTGTTCTTGCATATATTGGCGATAAACTATCTTTGTGTTTGTACCTTGTCTGCCTAGTTTGTGAGTTACATATGTATTGCGCGGGGTTGATGCCTAACCTATGAGTGTAAAGGTCATACATAAATTTCAGTCTGGCGCATTTTCTTCAGTGAGCTAGCGGTTCCAACTTAACATCAGATAACATTTGTGAAGGGGACTGATATCTTCCATACCGGCTAAAAATGAATCTAGCGTCTAACTTTTTCTAGTTTATGAACGTCCTTTTGAGTAGTAGGGTCCCATATTATGCTGGCATTCTCCAAAGTAGAACGAATTATTGATTTATATGCGGTAATCTTCAGGTTCCTGGTAGACTAATTCAGTTTCCGTTTTAATAAATGCAACTTTTTTCGTGCCACACCACATATGCGATCGATGTGTGCGGACCACGTTAGGTTTTCAGATATAGTTAGTCCAAGGTATTTATATTGGACCACCTTAGTTAAAGGAGTGCCACTAATATTATAGTGGTACTGTAGAAGGGCACTTTTTAGCAGTGATACACAtgtgagcagtttttttttttttttttttttttcaagatttAGCTCCATATCCCATTCAAGACACCAGAGTTTTAGATAGTTTAAGCAGTTAAGATTTTCCTGGTCCTGTACTGTTGATATCCGTTGAACAGAATACAATCGTATGTGAACACACATAGCGAAACATCGGGGCCCAGAAATTCCGGCAAGTCATTAATGTATAACAGGAATAACAGTGGCCCTAAAACAGAGCCCTGAGGTACTCCGGGTCTTACATCAAGAGCCTCTCAGTGGGTTCCATCTATGTCTACGAATTGCCTACGATTGCTTAGATATGCCTGAATCCACTGGATTACATTAGAAGGAATACCTATACAGTGTAGTTTCAGAAGTAGCTTGTTGTGGGGAACCCTTGTCAAAGGCCTTAGAATAATCCAAAAAGATTCCAATGTTTTAAAATGCTAACAGGTCTTCGGATGATCTCTGAAGAGTTCTTTTACATTTATATTTAGTAATACGTATGTTCACACTGCACATATTGACATATCAGTTTCCTCAGTGTTCAATTCTATGGATGTTATGGTATGCAGCATTTAAAACAATGGTAGACACTACGAACCATGCTGCCCCATGCCTAGAAATCAAGAAGTGTGTAGCGTACCTTGAAATTCTTCCATGGCTGCATCTGACACCATGAGTAAAGGCCTTAAGTTACGTGCCTGCAGATAGGACTTGGCCGCAGTGAGCGAGGAGGTAATATCATCCTCCGTTAAATGGAATCCCATCTTTCGCAGACGTTTGTGCAGAAAATGCCTTGGCTCCTTCGTTGTGTTTGTAATGAAGTGAATCTTGATGTTTGCTTCTCGCAACCTACAAAAAAAGCCCCATGCATCAGTCCTGTGAAACAGTGATGGTAGTTCTGAGAATCAAGTTTATGTGCGTGCAGTTAAATCATGGTCTGGTTGGTCACACAAGTgcattgtgtgtgtgtcctcACGCCTTCTTGTACCCTGCACTAGGGTTATGATTTTATCAAGAGATTAGTGTTCTGTTGGTACTGATAGTGTAATATTCCTAAGCATGATAAGAAGTAAATTGTATTCTAAAAGGATATTGAACTACTGGTATAATAAGCCTGTCTCTCTTTTCTGGGATCTCTTCCGAGCTTCGCTTGC
It contains:
- the LOC135385746 gene encoding haloacid dehalogenase-like hydrolase domain-containing protein 2, encoding MALRRPIKAVLLDLSGTLHIEDTVVKDAVRAVQRLREANIKIHFITNTTKEPRHFLHKRLRKMGFHLTEDDITSSLTAAKSYLQARNLRPLLMVSDAAMEEFQDIDTNNPNAVVVGLAPKKFDFNPMNEAFRLLLDKAQLIAIHKARYYRTKTGLALGPGPFVTALEYATDKVAKVVGKPEKSFFVEVLKRIKCDPEETVMVGDDVRDDIDGAQKVGMRGILVMTGKYMYLDELKISPRPWATASSVLEAVDMILNEDKQPKSTVPLP